The Haloplanus salinarum genome includes a region encoding these proteins:
- a CDS encoding ATPase domain-containing protein — protein MTPAITLDRVRRHIWRQSPSSYMSETNNKGQERVVTGIPGVDDILGGGYLPESATLVRGEPGSGKSIFSLHFLAAGLDTDETGLYINLGEPEDYIRDTARHFGFAIDAIEFLNLSASGDQFQGEETYTLFESGEVETPSLVESIRAEIQEINPDRVVVDPVTEFRYLAPDEHQFRSQILGLINFLKSEGATVLLTSQAAASMPDDDLQFLVDAVINVKAEADRRTIHVSKFRGSSVRSGHHTLRITDDGMRVWPRLDPNRHEREHNSTKLSSGVPALDSLLSGGLTTGTITFLSGPTGVGKTTTGLQFMKEAAGRGQRSVLYSFEEDHNTLFERAEAVNIPVTEMIDRGTLNVEVIGPEELTVDEFTHHIRSEVEDKDAEIVMIDGTSGFEQSLRGVDEDPMRDLVKVGRYLRNMGVTGLVTNEVHNITGEFRATDQGMSYLADSIVVLRHVEYKGSLRKVIGVLKMRTSQYENQLRELEITEHGLRVGDSLPELRGILTGTPTWDDDGD, from the coding sequence TTGACGCCGGCGATAACTCTGGATCGAGTGCGAAGACACATATGGCGTCAGAGTCCCAGTTCATACATGAGCGAAACGAATAATAAGGGCCAAGAGCGGGTCGTAACCGGCATTCCGGGCGTGGACGATATTCTCGGCGGCGGCTATCTCCCCGAGTCCGCCACGCTCGTGCGAGGCGAACCCGGCTCTGGTAAGTCGATCTTTTCGTTACACTTTCTCGCTGCTGGTCTGGATACGGACGAGACCGGGCTGTACATCAACCTTGGCGAACCGGAGGACTACATTCGGGATACTGCCCGGCACTTCGGCTTCGCTATAGATGCGATCGAATTCCTCAACCTCTCTGCCTCCGGCGACCAGTTTCAGGGCGAGGAGACGTACACCCTGTTCGAGTCCGGTGAAGTGGAAACGCCCTCGCTCGTCGAGAGCATTCGCGCGGAGATCCAGGAGATCAACCCGGATCGGGTCGTGGTGGATCCGGTCACCGAATTCCGGTATCTCGCCCCCGACGAACACCAGTTCCGATCTCAGATCCTGGGCCTGATCAACTTTCTCAAAAGCGAGGGCGCGACGGTCCTGCTCACTTCACAAGCTGCCGCGTCGATGCCCGACGACGATCTGCAGTTTCTCGTCGATGCCGTCATAAACGTGAAAGCGGAGGCGGATCGTCGAACGATCCACGTCTCGAAGTTCCGTGGCTCCTCCGTCCGATCCGGTCACCACACGCTCCGGATCACCGACGATGGCATGCGAGTGTGGCCACGACTCGATCCCAACCGCCACGAGCGTGAGCACAATTCGACCAAACTCTCCTCGGGTGTTCCGGCACTGGACTCACTGTTGTCGGGTGGCCTCACCACTGGAACGATCACGTTTCTGAGCGGGCCGACAGGGGTCGGCAAGACAACGACTGGCCTCCAGTTCATGAAAGAGGCCGCAGGCAGAGGCCAGCGCTCGGTCCTATACAGCTTCGAAGAAGACCACAACACCCTCTTCGAGCGCGCGGAAGCCGTCAACATCCCGGTGACCGAAATGATCGACCGAGGGACGCTCAACGTAGAGGTGATCGGCCCCGAAGAACTCACGGTCGACGAGTTCACCCACCACATCCGATCGGAAGTCGAAGACAAAGACGCCGAAATCGTGATGATTGACGGGACCAGCGGGTTCGAGCAGTCGCTACGCGGCGTCGACGAAGACCCGATGCGGGACCTCGTCAAGGTCGGTCGCTACCTCCGCAACATGGGCGTGACCGGACTGGTGACGAACGAAGTCCACAACATCACCGGTGAGTTCCGCGCGACCGACCAAGGCATGAGCTATCTCGCTGACAGCATCGTCGTCCTACGCCATGTCGAATACAAGGGCTCGCTCCGGAAGGTGATCGGCGTCCTCAAGATGCGCACCAGCCAGTACGAAAACCAGCTCCGGGAACTGGAAATCACCGAACACGGCCTGCGGGTCGGGGACTCGCTGCCCGAACTCCGGGGGATTCTCACCGGCACACCGACCTGGGATGATGATGGAGACTGA
- a CDS encoding glutathione S-transferase C-terminal domain-containing protein produces MATGKLVDGTWVEAPERGHDDRGFDAWIGRTNGDGEPEYPAEPDRYHLYVSRACPWAHRVALTRRLKGLEDVISADIVDPLRRDNGWEFTPSKRTCTPDSVHGFEYLREIHTQADPGYTGRVTVPVLYDTATETIVNNESADIARMLDEAFDADATNDVDLSPPHKRGEIDAIIESIHDDINPGVYKAGFADTRDGYETAVRNPFDALEQWDSVLGVRRFLAGDQPTLADVFLFPTLYRFGAELRSERFLDGSPG; encoded by the coding sequence GTGGCGACGGGAAAACTCGTAGATGGCACGTGGGTAGAGGCTCCCGAGCGCGGACACGACGATCGGGGATTCGACGCGTGGATCGGTCGGACGAACGGAGACGGTGAGCCCGAGTATCCGGCTGAACCGGATCGATACCACCTGTACGTTTCTCGGGCGTGCCCGTGGGCACACCGTGTAGCACTTACGCGCCGTCTGAAAGGACTCGAAGACGTGATTTCGGCCGATATCGTCGATCCGCTCCGCCGAGACAACGGCTGGGAATTCACCCCATCGAAACGGACCTGCACACCGGACTCGGTACACGGATTCGAGTATCTCCGCGAGATTCACACGCAAGCTGATCCGGGATACACGGGACGTGTGACCGTCCCTGTCCTCTACGATACTGCCACCGAAACCATCGTCAACAACGAGTCTGCCGATATCGCTCGGATGCTCGACGAGGCCTTCGACGCCGACGCCACCAACGATGTTGATCTGTCTCCCCCACACAAACGAGGCGAAATTGACGCGATCATCGAGTCGATCCACGACGACATCAACCCGGGTGTGTACAAAGCCGGGTTCGCGGACACACGAGATGGGTACGAGACAGCTGTCCGAAATCCCTTCGACGCGCTCGAACAGTGGGATAGTGTCCTCGGAGTTCGCCGATTTCTCGCCGGCGACCAACCGACACTTGCCGATGTGTTCCTGTTCCCGACGCTCTATCGCTTCGGCGCCGAACTCCGCTCGGAGCGATTTCTCGATGGGAGCCCTGGTTGA